Proteins co-encoded in one Ammospiza caudacuta isolate bAmmCau1 chromosome 16, bAmmCau1.pri, whole genome shotgun sequence genomic window:
- the LOC131564948 gene encoding protocadherin gamma-A10-like, translating into MCAAGRRWGRRQRALLWAVLLAAWEAAWGQLRYSVPEEMPKGSFVGDVAKDLGLQLPEIRDRGVHITERGRTQYFSLHGKTGHLVTAERIDREQLCRLVEKCVLRCELIVEGQMQVYGIEVEITDINDNAPSFREAENDLRLSETTAPGSRFPLPEAHDPDFGRNSLQSYELSGDEHFSLAVQAGPGGDQRPELVLAKALDREEAAFHELVLRAMDGGDPARTGTARIRVTVVDANDNAPVFSQAEYTVRVPEDVPVGSVLVTLTATDADEGLNGQVKYSFHKISDQASEHFNLDSDTGEIYVKDDLDFEEISSHELKVRAHDGGELSDTAKVVITVTDVNDNVPKISVRSALTDISEDAQPGTVVALLNVQDRDSGPNGEVHCSLDKDVPFRLEKSYEDYYRVVTARELDREQVSDYNVTVRAADGGSPSLQSSAVLALRVLDVNDNAPVFEEAAYSAYVAENNAAGALVLRVQARDADAGANGRVSYWLAGGSAGAAGAAPLVSVEARSGALYAQRSLDYEQCREFTVAVRAQDGGSPARSSTATVRVFVLDRNDNAPRVLWPAPAAAAGEAAGGAAAAPFEVVPRSAEAGYLVAKVVAVDADAGRNAWLSYELVQASEPALFRVGLHSGEVRTARAVGERDAAKQRLVAVVKDHGQPALSATATLHVVLAESLQEALPELSERPAGAEAAAAAELQFYLVLALALLSALLVLSVALAVLARLRRAGPPAVLRCLGAQRFSLAGA; encoded by the coding sequence ATGTGCGCGGCGGGGAGGCGCTGGGGCCGGCGGCAgcgagctctgctctgggccgTGCTGCTGGCGGCGTGGGAGGCGGCGTGGGGGCAGCTGCGCTACTCGGTGCCCGAGGAGATGCCCAAGGGCTCGTTCGTGGGCGACGTGGCCAAggacctggggctgcagctgccggaGATCCGAGATCGAGGTGTACACATTACGGAAAGAGGTAGGACTCAATACTTCTCTCTGCACGGGAAGACGGGACATTTGGTGACGGCAGAGAGGATCgacagagagcagctgtgccGGCTGGTGGAGAAATGCGTGCTGCGCTGTGAGCTCATAGTGGAGGGACAGATGCAGGTTTACGGCATCGAAGTGGAAATCACGGACATTAACGACAACGCGCCGAGCTTTCGAGAGGCAGAAAATGACCTGAGACTTAGTGAGACGACAGCCCCGGGGTCGCGGTTTCCCTTACCCGAGGCTCACGACCCTGACTTTGGTCGTAATTCGCTGCAGAGCTACGAGCTGAGCGGTGACGAGCACTTCTCGCTGGCCGTGCAGGCGGGCCCCGGCGGCGATCAGCGTCCCGAGCTGGTGCTGGCGAAGGCGCTGGACCGGGAGGAGGCGGCGTTTCACGAGCTGGTGCTGAGGGCGATGGACGGCGGCGATCCGGCACGGACGGGCACGGCTCGGATCCGTGTGACCGTGGTGGATGCGAACGACAACGCGCCCGTGTTCAGCCAGGCGGAGTACACGGTGCGAGTGCCCGAGGACGTGCCCGTGGGCTCCGTACTAGTCACTTTGACGGCCACGGACGCCGACGAGGGTCTGAACGGGCAGGTGAAATACAGCTTCCATAAAATTTCAGACCAAGCCTCAGAACATTTTAATCTCGACTCTGACACAGGAGAAATATATGTTAAGGACGACTTGGATTTCGAGGAAATCTCCTCCCACGAACTTAAGGTGCGGGCACATGACGGAGGAGAGCTCTCTGATACTGCAAAAGTTGTGATCACCGTGACAGACGTCAATGACAACGTGCCCAAGATTTCGGTGAGGTCGGCACTAACCGACATCTCGGAAGACGCTCAGCCGGGAACTGTTGTGGCCCTACTGAACGTGCAGGACCGGGACTCGGGGCCAAACGGCGAGGTGCACTGCTCGCTCGACAAGGACGTCCCGTTCCGCCTGGAGAAGTCCTATGAAGACTACTACCGTGTGGTGACAGCGAGAGAGCTGGACCGGGAGCAGGTGTCGGACTACAATGTGACTGTGCGGGCGGCCGACGGCGGGTCGCCGTCGCTGCAGAGCAGCGCGGTGCTGGCGCTGCGGGTGCTGGACGTGAACGACAACGCGCCGGTGTTCGAGGAGGCGGCGTACAGCGCGTACGTGGCGGAGAACAACGCGGCGGGCGCGCTGGTGCTGCGCGTGCAGGCGCGGGACGCGGACGCGGGCGCCAACGGGCGCGTGAGCTACTGGCTggcgggcggcagcgcgggcgcggcgggcgcggcgccgCTCGTGTCGGTGGAGGCGCGGAGCGGCGCGCTGTACGCGCAGCGCTCCTTGGACTACGAGCAGTGCCGCGAGTTCACGGTGGCCGTGCGGGCGCAGGACGGCGGCTCGCCGGCGCGCAGCTCCACGGCCACGGTGCGCGTCTTCGTGCTGGACCGCAACGACAACGCGCCCAGGGTGCTCTGGCCcgcgccggcggcggcggcgggagaggctgcgggaggggcggcggcggcgccttTCGAGGTGGTTCCGCGCTCGGCCGAGGCCGGCTACCTGGTGGCCAAGGTGGTGGCGGTGGACGCGGACGCGGGGCGCAACGCGTGGCTGTCGTACGAGCTGGTGCAGGCGTCGGAGCCGGCGCTGTTCCGCGTGGGGCTGCACAGCGGCGAGGTGCGCACGGCGCGCGCCGTGGGCGAGCGGGACGCGGCCAAGCAGCGGCTGGTGGCCGTGGTGAAGGACCACGGGCAGCCGGCGCTGTCGGCCACGGCCACGCTGCACGTGGTGCTGGCCGAGAGCTTGCAGGAGGCGCTGCCGGAGCTGAGCGAGCGGCCGGCGGGCgccgaggcggcggcggcggccgagcTGCAGTTCTACCTGGTGCTGGCGCTGGCGCTGCTCTCGGCGCTCTTGGTGCTGAGCGTGGCGCTGGCCGTGCTGGCGCGGctgcgccgggccgggccgcccgccgTGCTGCGCTGCCTGGGCGCGCAGCGCTTCTCGCTGGCCGGCGCC
- the LOC131564949 gene encoding protocadherin gamma-B5-like produces MEVRSAAQGWAGAGRVALLAALLLLLLCVWCRAAAERVRYAIAEELGRGSLVGPLARDLGLSADELPARKLRLSEEKQYFTVNEENGNLYVNERLDREEMCGDSATCSVSFEALVHNPLNVFHVEVSIEDVNDNTPRFLQDSFQLEINEFTSPGARFAVGVAEDADVGRNSLQGYELETNGYFTVEVKESQDGSKFAELVLRRALDRESEPSLRLTLTALDGGDPPRTGTAQLWINVTDANDNPPVFAQDRYRVSLREDTPAGSTVLNVTASDADAGTNARITYGFGKMPAKVLQKFVVDAERGIITLQEALDFEDTRSYVLLVEGKDGGGLVAHCKVEVEVLDVNDNAPEVTLTSMSSSVPEDAPAGTVVALLKVRDRDSGENGQVSCELSGEAPLSIVASSGGSYKVVTSGALDREQASEHRVSVVARDRGRPALRSSRELVLEVSDVNDNAPVFEEAAYSAYVAENNAAGALVLRVQARDADAGANGRVSYWLAGGSAGAAGAAPLVSVEARSGALYAQRSLDYEQCREFTVAVRAQDGGSPARSSTATVRVFVLDRNDNAPRVLWPAPAAGPGEAAGGAAAAPFEVVPRSAEAGYLVAKVVAVDADAGRNAWLSYELVQASEPALFRVGLHSGEVRTARAVGERDAAKQRLVAVVKDHGQPALSATATLHVVLAESLQEALPELSERPAGAEAAAAAAELQFYLVLALALLSALLVLSVALAVLARLRRAGPPAVLRCLGAQRFSLAGAAFPADFCEGTLPYSYNLCVPPPARAVPEAAWPPPPPVPILSAEELLGGDSCEKQSSNSSAVAGELPAEPDASQVCKTCSAGRRLRAPLLTERSERKLGALQPRPLRIGSLAVPVAEQSAIVRAVRRRAEGGGKGLTRAIGSRVPELHREPER; encoded by the exons ATGGAGGTCAGATcggcagcgcagggctgggcaggcGCTGGGCGGGTCGCTCTGCTGgccgcgctgctgctgctgctgctgtgcgtGTGGTGCCGGGCGGCGGCCGAGCGGGTCCGCTACGCCATCGCcgaggagctgggcagaggctCGCTCGTGGGGCCGCTGGCGCGGGACCTGGGGCTCAGCGCGGACGAGCTGCCGGCGCGCAAGCTGCGGCTGAGCGAGGAGAAGCAATACTTCACGGTGAATGAGGAGAACGGGAACCTGTACGTGAACGAGAGGCTGGACCGGGAGGAGATGTGCGGCGACTCGGCGACCTGCTCCGTCAGCTTCGAGGCGCTGGTGCACAACCCGCTGAACGTCTTCCACGTCGAGGTGTCCATCGAGGACGTGAATGACAACACACCGCGGTTCTTGCAAGACAGTTTCCAGCTGGAGATCAACGAGTTTACTTCTCCCGGCGCCCGATTTGCCGTGGGTGTGGCCGAGGACGCAGACGTTGGCAGAAACTCTCTACAGGGCTATGAGCTGGAGACCAACGGGTACTTCACAGTGGAGGTGAAGGAGAGCCAAGACGGCAGCAAGTTCGCGGAGCTGGTGCTGCGCCGTGCACTGGATCGAGAGAGCGAGCCGAGCCTGCGGCTGACGCTGACGGCTCTGGACGGCGGCGATCCCCCCCGGACTGGCACCGCCCAGCTCTGGATCAACGTCACGGACGCCAACGACAACCCTCCCGTGTTCGCGCAGGACCGGTACCGCGTCAGCCTGCGCGAGGACACGCCTGCGGGATCGACGGTGCTGAACGTGACAGCCTCTGATGCCGATGCCGGCACCAACGCTCGCATCACCTACGGCTTCGGGAAAATGCCGGCTAAGGTGCTTCAAAAGTTCGTGGTGGATGCCGAGCGAGGAATAATCACGCTGCAGGAGGCACTGGACTTCGAGGACACAAGAAGCTACGTATTGCTGGTAGAGGGGAAGGACGGAGGGGGTTTGGTGGCGCACTGCAAGGTGGAGGTGGAGGTGCTGGATGTCAATGACAACGCGCCCGAGGTGACCCTGACGTCCATGTCAAGCTCCGTGCCGGAGGACGCTCCGGCCGGCACGGTGGTAGCCCTACTAAAAGTTCGGGACAGAGACTCGGGAGAGAACGGTCAGGTGTCGTGCGAGCTGTCGGGAGAGGCGCCGCTGTCGATCGTGGCGTCGTCGGGCGGCTCGTACAAGGTGGTGACATCGGGCGCGCTGGACCGCGAGCAGGCGTCGGAGCATCGCGTGTCGGTGGTGGCCCGGGACCGGGGCAGGCCGGCGCTgcggagcagcagggagctggtgctggaggtgTCGGACGTGAACGACAACGCGCCGGTGTTCGAGGAGGCGGCGTACAGCGCGTACGTGGCGGAGAACAACGCGGCGGGCGCGCTGGTGCTGCGCGTGCAGGCGCGGGACGCGGACGCGGGCGCCAACGGGCGCGTGAGCTACTGGCTggcgggcggcagcgcgggcgcggcgggcgcggcgccgCTCGTGTCGGTGGAGGCGCGGAGCGGCGCGCTGTACGCGCAGCGCTCCTTGGACTACGAGCAGTGCCGCGAGTTCACGGTGGCCGTGCGGGCGCAGGACGGCGGCTCGCCGGCGCGCAGCTCCACGGCCACGGTGCGCGTCTTCGTGCTGGACCGCAACGACAACGCGCCCAGGGTGCTCTGGCCCGCTccggcggccgggccgggagaggctgcgggaggggcggcggcggcgccttTCGAGGTGGTTCCGCGCTCGGCCGAGGCCGGCTACCTGGTGGCCAAGGTGGTGGCGGTGGACGCGGACGCGGGGCGCAACGCGTGGCTGTCGTACGAGCTGGTGCAGGCGTCGGAGCCGGCGCTGTTCCGCGTGGGGCTGCACAGCGGCGAGGTGCGCACGGCGCGCGCCGTGGGCGAGCGGGACGCGGCCAAGCAGCGGCTGGTGGCCGTGGTGAAGGACCACGGGCAGCCGGCGCTGTCGGCCACGGCCACGCTGCACGTGGTGCTGGCCGAGAGCTTGCAGGAGGCGCTGCCGGAGCTGAGCGAGCGGCCGGCGGGCgccgaggcggcggcggcggcggccgagcTGCAGTTCTACCTGGTGCTGGCGCTGGCGCTGCTCTCGGCGCTCTTGGTGCTGAGCGTGGCGCTGGCCGTGCTGGCGCGGctgcgccgggccgggccgcccgccgTGCTGCGCTGCCTGGGCGCGCAGCGCTTCTCGCTGGCCGGCGCCGCCTTCCCGGCCGACTTCTGCGAGGGCACCTTGCCCTACTCCTACAACCTGTGCgtgccgccgcccgcccgcgccgtGCCCGAGGCTGCttggccgccgccgccgccggtgCCCATCCTGTCGGCGGAGGAGCTTCTGGGCGGCGATTCCTGCGAGAAGCAGAGCTCCAACAGCAGTGCCGTCGCGGGAGAGTTGCCCGCAGAGCCCGACGCGTCGCAGGTCTGTAAAACC TGTAG TGCCGGGAGGAGGCTGCGGGCGCCGCTGTTGACCGAGAGGAGCGAGAGGAAGCTCGGagcgctgcagccccgcccgctGCGGATCGGCTCACTCGCGGTCCCGGTGGCGGAGCAGTCTGCGATAGTCCGCGCGGTGCGGAGACGTGCAGAAGGGGGTGGGAAGGGTCTGACACGAGCAATCGGGAGCCGAGTGCCGGAGCTACACCGTGAGCCAGAACGGTGA
- the LOC131564950 gene encoding protocadherin gamma-A3-like, whose translation MCAAGRRWGRRQRALLWAVLLAAWEAARGQLRYSVPEEMPKGSFVGDVAKDLGLQLPELKDREAHVFDTGKTRYFFLDLQSGHLSMMEQVDREEICAAVAKCVLNFEILVKRPMNIYKGEVEILDINDNPPSFPERRSVLEISENTAPGARFPLERAHDPDIGVNSLQNYKCSESSYFTLDVKTGDDGVKFPELLLVKSLDREEKAVHNLILTATDNGSPVKSGSTTIEIIVLDGNDNAPEFTQSVYKVTVREDVVVGSRVLQVTATDRDEGPNAEVKYSFFKIPEKFDKTFKMDPESGEIVIIENLNFEEHEFYELVVQARDAGGLSSHSKVLIKVVDVNNYVPEIVVMSVFTPVPEDTPVGTVIAIFSVQDRDSGANGEVQCSISDSHPFRLEKSFDNYYRVLTAELLDREQVSEYNVTVRAADGGSPSLQSSAVLALRVLDVNDNAPVFLEERYSARLAENNAAGALVLTVRATDADWGQNARVRYRLAEGRVRGAPLSSYVSVQAETGALYALRSLDYEQLRELQLCVRAEDGGAPALSSNVSVRLQIVDENDNAPQVLYPPAAAAAAWSGVELAPRRSEAGALVAKVVAVDADAGQNAWLSYELAKATEPGLFRVGPHSGEVRTARSPLARDAARHSLVVLVRDHGRPALSATATLSVVLAESVAELLAELGSAAHEAAAPGEPAASLTRWLVLAVAAVSCLFVAFLLLLLALRLRRCHRQQLLPPDSGASRGVPVSHFVGIDGVRAFLQSYAHDVSLTADSRKSHLRFSAASCCDTLPARAPDEASGDLVPSGDQVTESAVFQYSIHVAFPSRRRHGGSGHTERPTLEISKLTVGAETKILPPICEDNGDDLSLRRLVSVSNSESRNS comes from the exons ATGTGCGCGGCGGGGAGGCGCTGGGGCCGGCGGCAgcgagctctgctctgggccgTGCTGCTGGCGGCGTGGGAGGCGGCGCGGGGGCAGCTGCGCTACTCGGTGCCCGAGGAGATGCCCAAGGGCTCGTTCGTGGGCGACGTGGCCAAggacctggggctgcagctgccagagctcaaAGACCGCGAAGCCCACGTTTTTGACACAGGTAAGACACGATACTTCTTTTTAGACCTGCAGAGCGGCCACTTGTCTATGATGGAGCAGGTGGACAGAGAGGAAATATGCGCAGCTGTTGCTAAATGTGTTCTAAACTTCGAAATTCTTGTAAAGCGTCCAATGAACATTTACAAAGGGGAAGTAGAAATACTGGATATTAACGATAATCCTCCCAGTTTCCCAGAAAGAAGAAGTGTCTTAGAAATCAGTGAGAATACTGCACCAGGTGCTCGCTTCCCCTTAGAGAGAGCTCATGATCCCGACATCGGAGTGAACTCTTTACAGAATTACAAATGTAGCGAGAGCAGCTATTTCACCTTGGACGTGAAAACTGGAGATGATGGCGTGAAATTTCCAGAATTATTACTGGTGAAATCTTTGGATCGGGAAGAGAAGGCTGTTCATAATTTGATCCTGACAGCCACAGACAACGGGAGTCCAGTGAAATCAGGATCAACAACAATAGAAATAATTGTATTAGACGGAAATGACAATGCTCCAGAATTTACTCAGTCTGTGTATAAGGTGACCGTGAGAGAAGACGTGGTTGTAGGAAGTCGGGTATTACAGGTCACAGCAACTGACAGAGACGAAGGGCCAAATGCCGAGGTAAAATACTCGTTCTTTAAAATCCCAGAGAAGTTCGACAAGACTTTTAAGATGGATCCAGAAAGTGGAGAAATTGTCATAATAGAGAACTTGAATTTCGAAGAGCACGAGTTTTACGAATTGGTTGTGCAAGCTCGGGATGCGGGTGGACTCTCTTCCCACAGCAAGGTACTCATCAAGGTGGTTGATGTAAACAACTACGTTCCCGAGATTGTCGTCATGTCCGTGTTCACTCCGGTTCCGGAAGATACACCGGTGGGAACAGTAATAGCAATTTTCAGCGTCCAAGACAGGGATTCTGGAGCGAACGGAGAGGTGCAGTGCAGCATCAGCGACAGCCACCCGTTCCGGCTGGAGAAGTCATTCGATAATTATTACCGTGTGCTGACTGCCGAACTACTAGACCGGGAGCAGGTGTCGGAGTACAACGTGACGGTGCGGGCGGCCGACGGCGGGTCGCCGTCGCTGCAGAGCAGCGCGGTGCTGGCGCTGCGGGTGCTGGACGTGAACGACAACGCGCCGGTGTTCTTGGAGGAGCGCTACAGCGCGCGGCTGGCGGAGAACAACGCGGCGGGCGCGCTGGTGCTGACGGTGCGCGCCACGGACGCGGACTGGGGGCAGAACGCGCGCGTGCGCTACCGGCTGGCGGAGGGGCGGGTGCGGGGCGCGCCGCTATCGTCGTACGTGTCGGTGCAGGCGGAGACGGGCGCGCTGTACGCGCTGCGCTCCTTGGACTACGAGCAGCTGCGCGAGCTGCAGCTGTGCGTGCGGGCGGAGGACGGCGGCGCGCCGGCGCTGAGCAGCAACGTGTCGGTGCGGCTGCAGATCGTGGACGAGAACGACAACGCGCCGCAGGTGCTGTACCcgccggcggccgcggcggcggcgtgGTCGGGCGTGGAGCTGGCGCCGCGGCGGTCGGAGGCAGGCGCGCTGGTGGCCAAGGTGGTGGCGGTGGACGCGGACGCGGGGCAGAACGCGTGGCTGTCCTACGAGCTGGCCAAGGCCACGGAGCCGGGGCTGTTCCGCGTGGGGCCGCACAGCGGCGAGGTGCGCACGGCGCGCTCGCCGCTGGCCCGCGACGCGGCGCGCCACagcctggtggtgctggtgcGGGACCACGGGCGGCCGGCGCTGTCGGCCACGGCCACGCTGAGCGTGGTGCTGGCCGAGAGCGTGGCCGAGCTGCTGGCCGAGCTGGGCAGCGCGGCGCAcgaggcggcggcgccgggcgaGCCGGCCGCCAGCCTGACGCGCTGGCTCGTGCTGGCCGTGGCCGCCGTCTCGTGCCTCTTCGtggccttcctgctgctgctgctggcgctgcgCCTGCGCCGCTGCCAccgccagcagctgctgccgccGGACAGCGGCGCCTCGCGCGGCGTGCCCGTCTCGCACTTCGTGGGCATCGACGGCGTGCGCGCCTTCCTGCAGTCCTACGCGCACGACGTGTCGCTCACGGCCGACTCGCGCAAGAGCCACCTGCGCTTCTCGGCCGCCAGCTGCTGCGACACCCTCCCGGCCCGAGCACCAGATGAGGCTTCGGGTGATCTCGTCCCTTCAGGAGATCAAGTTACCGAAAGCG CAGTGTTTCAGTATTCCATCCACGTTGCCTTTCCCTCACGGAGGCGGCACGGTGGCAGCGGGCACACCGAGCGCCCCACCCTAGAGATCAGTAAGCTGACAGTGGGGGCAGAGACCAAGATCCTGCCGCCCATCTGTGAAGATAATGGAGACGATCTATCCCTCAGAAGACTTGTAAGTGTAAGCAATTCAGAGAGCAGGAATTCCTAG
- the LOC131564695 gene encoding protocadherin beta-15-like, which yields MALARQVLCVCALLGLPLAGAEPIRYSVAEEAESGSLVGELAEDAGLTPAQLSARRARLVSEDGRQHFRLERASGRLVVAGRLDREQLCAQSDTCMLPFELLLSDPLQFFRVEVSLDDINDHSPVFPNDRVTFKIPETSEPGSRFPLQVAQDLDIGSNTVQDYNISPENEYFTVSSGTGISGKKYLELVLETPLDREEQAEMSFSVIAEDGGFPSRSGTTEVKIIILDANDNAPIFTEEVYVAKILENVAEGSVVLTVLATDPDEGSNGDISYQLSTAVGQSDSAFVIDSISGEIKITKPLDFEAAQMHELSVTATDGGGLSAICKVLVEVVDVNDNAPELVVSSFSSPLPENTVPGTVVALFTVRDRDSGANGKISCALQDQLFFSLRPAYKNYYELVTVSALDREETPQYILSVTAADAGSPPLTSTHTFTVDISDVNDNAPVFNQTSYTMYVRENNVPTVFVGAVSAADADVGLNAKVSYSLAAEQGPEQAWCSCISVNSEKGHVFVLRPLDYERLRQTEVTVSASDAGSPPLRANVTVRLVVLDENDNAPLVLYPAQESGPASSELVPVSAEAGYLISKVVAVDADSGQNSWLSYHLLRATDPGLFSVGVQSGEVRLRRPVTERDSVKQKLVVLVRDNGNPPLSATAALSTLLLKDFSDVRLPHSSPASEDQAAASLTTYLIIALVFVSLLFLISTAVLLARKVCRRKELKAGPVLYAADTLQSGLADAAAAGTLPRAYCYEISLTTGSGNSEFRFLKPILPSLPPQHCAVGQGPDEEQDFPGVPVSSEDMAPDNAGTLSAGQFNALSFD from the coding sequence aTGGCGCTCGCAAGGCAAgtgctttgtgtgtgtgctttgctGGGGCTGCCGCTCGCTGGCGCCGAGCCCATCCGCTACTCCGTAGCCGAGGAGGCGGAAAGCGGCTCCCTGGTGGGCGAGCTGGCCGAGGACGCGGGGCTGACGCCGGCGCAGCTCTCGGCTCGCCGTGCCCGCCTGGTCTCGGAGGACGGCCGCCAGCATTTTCGCTTGGAGCGCGCCTCCGGCCGCCTCGTCGTGGCGGGGAGGCTGGACCGGGAGCAGCTGTGCGCCCAGTCCGACACCTGCATGCTCCCCTTCGAGCTGCTGCTCTCCGACCCCCTGCAGTTCTTTCGGGTCGAGGTCAGTCTAGACGATATCAATGACCATTCCCCCGTCTTCCCTAATGATAGAGTGACTTTTAAAATCCCAGAGACAAGCGAGCCTGGGTCCCGTTTCCCACTTCAGGTTGCTCAGGACCTCGATATAGGCAGCAACACGGTCCAGGACTACAACATTTCTCCTGAGAACGAGTACTTTACTGTGTCTTCTGGGACTGGAATTTCAGGCAAGAAGTATCTTGAATTGGTCTTGGAAACGCCACTAGacagagaggagcaggcagagatgagtTTCAGTGTAATTGCCGAGGATGGGGGCTTTCCATCCAGGAGTGGCACCACTGAAGTGAAAATCATCATTTTAGATGCAAATGACAATGCTCCCATCTTCACAGAAGAGGTGTACGTTGCGAAGATTTTGGAAAACGTTGCAGAAGGCTCTGTGGTTCTGACTGTGCTGGCAACTGATCCAGATGAAGGATCAAATGGGGACATTTCATATCAACTCAGCACGGCAGTGGGGCAGAGCGATTCAGCATTTGTGATTGATTCCATATCTGgtgaaattaaaatcacaaaacCACTGGACTTTGAGGCAGCACAAATGCATGAGCTCAGTGTGACAGCCACAGATGGTGGGGGCCTGTCAGCAATCTGCAAGGTGTTGGTGGAGGTGGTGGATGTGAATGACAATGCCCCAGAGCTGGTGGTCAGTTCGTTCAGCAGTCCCCTCCCCGAGAACACAGTGCCCGGCACGGTGGTTGCCCTGTTTACGGTCAGGGACCGGGATTCTGGTGCCAACGGGAAGatctcctgtgccctgcaggatcagctcTTCTTCTCCCTGCGGCCAGCCTACAAGAATTACTATGAGCTGGTGACAGTGAGCGCGCTGGACCGCGAGGAGACGCCTCAGTACATCCTCAGTGTGACGGCAGCAGATGCGGGCTCGCCTCCTCTCACCAGCACGCACACCTTCACCGTGGACATCTCCGACGTCAATGACAATGCCCCCGTCTTCAACCAGACCTCCTACACCATGTACGTGCGTGAGAACAACGTGCCCACGGTGTTTGTGGGAGCCGTGAGCGCTGCAGATGCTGACGTGGGGCTGAATGCCAAGGTGAGCTattccctggcagcagagcaagggCCAGAGCAGGCCTGGTGCTCCTGCATCTCGGTGAACTCGGAGAAGGGACACGTGTTTGTGCTGCGGCCCCTGGACTACGAGCGCTTGAGGCAGACCGAGGTGACGGTCAGTGCCTCTGACGCGGGCTCTCCTCCGCTGAGAGCCAACGTCACCGTGCGCCTGGTGGTGCTGGACGAGAACGACAACGCCCCGCTGGTGCTCTACCCGGCCCAGGAGAGCGGCCCGGCCTCCAGTGAGCTGGTGCCCGTGTCGGCTGAGGCGGGCTACCTCATCAGCAAAGTGGTGGCCGTCGATGCCGACTCGGGACAGAACTCGTGGCTCTCCTACCACCTGCTCAGGGCCACCGACCCAGGCCTGTTTTCCGTGGGCGTGCAAAGCGGTGAGGTGCGTCTCAGGAGGCCGGTGACAGAGAGAGACAGCGTCAAGCAGAAGCTGGTGGTGCTGGTCAGAGACAACGGCAATCCCCCGCTGTCAGCCACGGCAGCTCTCAGCACTCTCCTGCTCAAGGACTTCTCCGACGTGCGCCTGCCGCACAGCAGCCCGGCCAGCGAGGATCAGGCCGCCGCCTCCCTGACCACCTATTTAATCATTGCCTTGGTCTttgtctccctcctcttcctcatctccacggcagtgctgctggctcgCAAGGtgtgcaggaggaaggagctgaaggcTGGCCCTGTGCTCTATGCTGCCGACACCTTGCAGAGTGGCCTGGCCGATGCAGCCGCTGCAGGGACCCTGCCCCGCGCCTATTGCTACGAGATCAGCCTCACCACGGGCTCGGGCAACAGCGAGTTCAGATTCCTCAAGCccatcctgcccagcctgcccccACAGCACTGCGCCGTGGGCCAGGGCCCCGACGAGGAACAGGATTTCCCCGGTGTCCCTGTCAGCAGCGAGGACATGGCCCCAGACAATGCTGGCACTCTCTCTGCAGGACAGTTCAATGCTCTTTCCTTTGACTAG